A single region of the Nicotiana sylvestris chromosome 6, ASM39365v2, whole genome shotgun sequence genome encodes:
- the LOC138871744 gene encoding uncharacterized protein → MVVSLCNDRDLDLEQERARESKQAETLVLVPIELDDATKPIEVTVQPAQEETNTQIEAEKEAETAQEPVNIPLIDALKEMSGYAKMMKDAMSRKFDIQDLATLTLTQTCIAVVTRPVAEKLSDPGSFTIPCTIGNFAFAKALCDLGASINVMPLVIYKRLGIRRARPTSMLLQLAERTVKRP, encoded by the exons ATGGTAGTGAGTCTATGTAATGACAGAGACCTAGACTTAgagcaagagagggctcgagaaagcaaacaggctgagacacttgtactagtgcccattgagctagatgatgCAACAAAACCGATAGAAGTGACAGTAcagcctgcccaggaagaaaCCAACACACAGATTGAGGCTGAGAAAGAAGCCGAGACAGCCCAGGAACCG gtaaatattccattgattgatgctttgaaggagatgtctggttatgcaaaaatgatgaaggacgcGATGTCCAGAAAATTTGAcatccaagacttggccacattGACTCTAACTCAGACCTGCATTGCTGTGGTGACTAGACCAGTTGCTGAAAAGTTGTCTGAtccagggagtttcacaattccctgCACCATTGGTAACTTTGCCTTCGCCAAGGCACTCTGTGATTTAGGGGCTAGCATAAATGTTATGCCCCTAGTGATCTATAAGAGGTTGGGAATTAGAAGAGCTAGACCTAcgtctatgttgttgcagctggctgaaAGAACTGTTAAAAGACCCTAA